The DNA sequence CTCGACCACCGTATCTCAGATTTAGATCGGCAGGCAACGAAGTGAACTCGATATTGACGGGGAAACGCTGTGCTTTTGAACTGCTTGTTGGTGAGGTCATAAGGCCATTACTGGCATCTTGGGCAAGGCTACCATTACCGCTACTTCCCCAACCGATTGAAGAAATTTTTCCTTCATAGACCTCTCCTGGGGTTGCATCAAAAACAATTTTGACTTTATCGCCAGGCTTTAGATGAGCCAGTGAATTCTCTCTCACCATGGCCGTCAGCCATAAGTTGTTGTTATTGATAAAGGTAAGAAGTGGCTGCCCAGCAGCAGCATAATCGCCAACAGCAACATCCATATTAGTGATCACACCATTAGCAGGTGCTGTCAGTTTGGTGTGATTGAGGTTTAGTAGAGCCTGCTCTTGTCGGTTTAATACCGATTGGATTTCAGGGTTATCAATTCCTCTCGGGCCAAACTCTTGTTTCGCTTTTTCTAGTGCTGATGACGCTTGAGCCAACCCCGCTTGGGCCGTCTCTAGTTCGGCGATTATGTTATCCATTACCGCTTGACTTATCGTTCCTTTATT is a window from the Shewanella loihica PV-4 genome containing:
- a CDS encoding HlyD family secretion protein, giving the protein MSDNNVHTSAEQSDKKISQARSFTYYIFALVAALWLYTLWADRMTPMTDQARVNGQLIRISPEVSGPISQVLITNNSIVKAGDELVTIDPRPFELAVKAAKFDLQQAAQSYEADSAAISVAQANEVAARVKVNNAKKNVERNRVLANKGTISQAVMDNIIAELETAQAGLAQASSALEKAKQEFGPRGIDNPEIQSVLNRQEQALLNLNHTKLTAPANGVITNMDVAVGDYAAAGQPLLTFINNNNLWLTAMVRENSLAHLKPGDKVKIVFDATPGEVYEGKISSIGWGSSGNGSLAQDASNGLMTSPTSSSKAQRFPVNIEFTSLPADLNLRYGGRAVVGFYPDESYLGERLQDLWIWAWSYISYVS